One genomic region from Quercus robur chromosome 4, dhQueRobu3.1, whole genome shotgun sequence encodes:
- the LOC126720690 gene encoding transcription factor JUNGBRUNNEN 1, whose translation MSNQGTSQLEDEVDQLPGFRFHPTDEELVAFYLRRKVDKKTISMELIKQIDIYKHDPWDLPKASGSTVKDTEWYFFCRRGRKYRNSIRPNRVTGSGFWKATGIDKPVYSMGGEGRDCIGLKKTLVYYRGTAGKGSKTDWMMHEFRLPAPSDTNTNTKLDNAKSTAQEAEIWTLCRIFKRNLSHRKYTPDWRELSTKRHADTRSKACSGESSNNRESYINFGAPFIFQNENYNEIKTVNHINNESNQLHVGQLSSSIAQPPPSSSIAQPPSSSSITKLPSSSSSFPINPVPDANEFFAYENWDELRSVVEFAYDPSLM comes from the exons ATGAGTAACCAAGGTACTAGTCAGCTGGAGGATGAAGTTGATCAATTGCCCGGATTTCGATTTCATCCGACAGATGAAGAACTCGTCGCGTTTTATCTTCGCCGGAAAGTTGACAAGAAAACAATCAGCATGGAGCTCATCAAACAGATTGATATCTACAAACACGATCCATGGGATCTTCCAA aAGCAAGTGGTAGCACTGTGAAAGACACAGAATGGTACTTCTTTTGcagaagaggaagaaagtaTAGGAACAGCATAAGACCCAACAGAGTCACAGGGTCTGGATTTTGGAAGGCAACCGGGATTGACAAACCAGTATACTCAATGGGAGGAGAAGGCCGCGATTGCATAGGACTCAAGAAGACATTGGTATACTACCGTGGAACTGCAGGGAAAGGCAGCAAAACTGATTGGATGATGCATGAATTTCGCCTTCCTGCACCCAGTGACACCAACACTAACACCAAGCTTGACAATGCTAAGAGTACTGCCCAAGAAGCT GAAATTTGGACTCTGTGTCGAATTTTCAAGCGAAACTTGTCGCATAGGAAGTACACACCAGACTGGAGAGAATTATCTACTAAACGCCATGCTGACACAAGATCTAAAGCATGCAGTGGAGAGAGCTCCAACAATCGAGAAAGTTATATTAACTTTGGTGCTCCATTCATATTTCAAAATGAGAATTATAATGAGATAAAGACTGTTAATCATATTAATAATGAGAGCAACCAGCTGCATGTAGGCCAGTTGAGCAGCTCGATAGCTCAACCTCCACCATCATCCTCCATAGCTCAACCTCCGTCATCATCCTCCATAACTAAACTTCCATCATCCTCCTCAAGCTTTCCAATTAATCCAGTACCAGATGCGAATGAGTTCTTCGCATATGAGAATTGGGATGAGCTCAGATCAGTTGTAGAGTTTGCTTATGATCCATCACTTATGTAA